ATTACAAATAATAGTAATACAAATAATAGTAATCAAACATTAATTAACAATACTAATCAAAAAAGTAACATATCAAAACAATATAATAATAACAATATTAATAATAACACTTCTTCTTCTGTTTATAGACAAACAAGAGAAAATGCTAATGGAGATTTTTGGTATACTAGTGAAATGCTTTATATATATAGATTTTACAAAACTAAAAAAACTTTAGTAACAAATGCAAAAGTAATAGAATTATATGATAACTATGCTATATTAGAAAATAAAAGCGATGCAAAAATAGATCTGCTTATGGAAGTAAAAATTAATGAAGAAAAGGATAAGAACTTATGATAATAAAACAGAATGTTATTTTTAATAAAACGGATAAAAAAGACTATTATATCTATATAGATAAAAAAAATAATAGAGGCATATTTACTCCATATTTTAAAGGTTCTTATAATAGTTTCTTCTATGATTTTAGTCTTGATAAATGCAGAATATTTCATAAGAATGCTAAATCCTATTCTATACTAGACTTATCTCTAGACGGCAAAAAAATAATAACTATATCTGTAGATAATATTAATAATTCAAATAATACATTAAAAATTATAGAAATAGGTACTAATAAAGTATTTTTAGAATTATCTGGAATGTATGTTTATGAGGCATTCTTTACTGCTAATCCTAAATTAATAATATGCAGAGCTAAAGAATTTAATAGAACTAATGTTTTTTTATATAATATTGAAGAGAAAAAAATAGCATATACATTAAAAGAAAATACATTTATAACTGATGGTGCTTTTGATGAAAAAAGAACTATGTTTACATATCCATCTGCTGTAAACAATAAAATATTATATCAGGTAAATCTGCTTACTTTAAATGACGGTAAAATACAATTAGAAAATCCAAATATGAAAGTAACTAATGTATATTCTATAGGAAAAGACTTTATATTGATGGAATCAAATAAATCAATAGCTCTCTATAGCAATAAAAAAATAGTATGGAAAGTAGAATTATCATCTGTGTTTAATTGTGAGTATGACGGAGGAATATTTTATTTAGAGAAAAAAATATATTTTGATAACCCCGCTATAGCAAAAGACAATGTGGAAAATGATAAAACCCCAAAAGAAAATATGATACTTTATAGAATAGATATAGACACAGGTAATATAGAATATTTGCTTTTGCCTGTAAACATAAAATATAAAAGATTTACAACTATGTTTGGAACTAAGATTATAGATACTACTGGAAATATATTAGATATTAGAAGCGGAAAAACATTAACTTTTCCATTAAAGCTATATAAATAATTGCAAATATATATTTTTTTATTATATTTATAGAGTGGTCTATGATTTTTGTTTTTATTTAAAAGAATAATTTATTTAAGAGGAGTGTAAAATTGTATAAAATATTACTTTTAACAATATCTATTATATTTGCAGCTTGTAATGAAAAAGAGATAAAAAATATAATAGCACAGCAAACAAATAATACATCAAATAATAATATTGCTAATTCTGATATAAAAGTAGCGGCATCAAAATTAACATCAAAAGAATATGACGTGTTAATAAACAAAGGCACAGAGTTTCCTTTTACAGGAGAACTTTTAGATGTAAAAGATGATGGGGTTTATACTTGTAAATTATGCGGAAACTTATTGTTTAAATCTGATGCTAAGTTTAATTCTGGTACAGGTTGGCCTAGTTTTGATGATGCAATAGCTGAAAACATAAAATTTGTAAAAGACGGATGCAGAGTAGAAGTAACTTGTGCAAAATGCGGAGGTCATTTAGGACATGTTTTCTACAATGAAGGCTTTACTGACAAACAAACTAGATATTGCATTAATTCTGTATCTTTAAATTTTGTTAATAAAGCAGACTTTGATAAAACTAATGATAGTACTACAAATAAATAACAATGAGGTAAAAACTATAATATGAAAAAAATTGTATTAATGACAATAATATCCATATTTTCTTTAATATCCTGTAATGAAAAATTAAATAGCGAATCTACAAATATTAAAGAATCTTCAAGTATTAAAGAAAATAAGGAGGAGACAAAAATGATTCCAGAAAATGTTAAATACGCCTATTTTGCTTCAGGCTGTTTTTGGGGCACTGAATATTGGTTTGAAAAAGGAAAAGGAGTATATGCAGTTGTAAGCGGATATGCAGGAGGACATAAAATAAACCCAACATATAGAGAAGTATCCACTGGTCTAACAGGACATTTAGAAACTGTACAGGTTGCTTATAATCCTGATGAAACTACTTATGAAGATTTAGTTAAACTATTCTTTGAAACTCATGACTTTACTCAAAAAAATGGTCAGGGTCCTGATATAGGTTCACAGTATTTATCAGCTATTTTTTATCAAACAGAAGAAGAAAAAGAAATAGCTCAAAAATATATAGACATGCTTAAAGAAAAACGTTATGATGTGGCAACAACTTTAAGAGAATATAAAAACTTTTATCCAGCAGAAGATTATCATCAAGATTATTATGAGAGAAAAGGCTCTATACCTTATTGCCATTTCTATAACAAAATATTTTAATAATGAGTTTTTGTTTAAAAACTGAATTAATAATATTTATATTGTTTTAAAATAATACTAATTATATTACATATAAAATATAATTAGTATTATTTTTTTATTTGCACTTTTTGGTTCTTTTGACGAAGTCCGCACCGCGACCGAAGGAACTGCCTGCGACCGTAGGAAGTACCTTTAGGTATGGGTGCGAGCTGCGGGAAAAAGAACAATAAAATATTTGTAAAAATAATAATATGTAGTTGTTTAAGCACACTAAAAATTTAGTTTTAAATATTGTTTGCGGGGACTAGCCCCCACACCCCCAGTTCTTTTTGTGACCAAAAGAACCAAAAAGACTGCATTTTTAGGCAAAATATAAGTATTATATTTATATAATTCTGATATATAAAGTTAAGACATTTACACTTTCGCGAAGCGTGTCCGGAGGCAAAAACTTTGACGAAGTCCACGCGTGTGAGGCGGGAAAAGTTGAATAAAAAATAAATTACAAAGTATAGTTTTTTAGGTATATATTAAAAATTATTTAATAAAATAAAAGAGCTATCACTAATTATTAGCAATAGCTCTATTATTAATAAATCACTACATTAAGCCCTTGATATATCTAATCAATTCAGCTATCAAAAAAATTAGAAACACAAATCCAAAAAATATCCAAGACTTAATAGTTCTTTTTCTTGTCTCTTTTTTATTAAACTCTCTTCTAAAAGGATCATTTTCCACGATTCATCAAACCTTTTTCAAATATTTTTGAGTATCAACAGCAACAGCAGCAATGATGATAGCACCTTTAATAATGTATTGCATATAAGGTGAAATACCAACGAAAGTCATACCGTAGTTAATAACTTGGAATATCAAAACCCCAGATACAATACCCAAAATAGAACCAATACCTCCAGAGAAAGAAACACCGCCTACAACACAAGCAGCAATAGCATCAAGCTCATAACCGTTACCTAAGTTGTTTGTAGCAGAACCAACCCTAGCAACCTCTAAAGAACCAGCTATACCATATAAAGCACCAGCCATAGTATAAACTATCATAAGAGTAAGAGGAATGTTTACACCGCTCACAGCAGCAGCTTCAGGGTTACCACCTACAGCAAATATGTTTTTACCCAATTTAGTTTTATTCCAAATCACCCACATAATCAGAGTAATAATCACGGCGAATATTATCAAGTATGATATTGTAAGCCCGCCTACTTTTATACCGCCCTGAGCAAGATTAGTAAAACGAGGGTCAAGTCCTCCAATAGGCTGAGCACCATAAGGAGGTCTGTCAAAATAAGTACTAGTAACACCGTAAAGTATAAGCTGCATACCTAAAGTAGCAATAAATGGAGTTACATAAAGTTTAGAAATGATGAATCCATTTATAAAACCAAATACCATAAGTATAAGCATAACTAAAAGTATAGGTAATATAACAGGAAGCATAGGTAAATCAGGATACATTCTAGTAGGGTTACTAGTAGATTGTAAAAGAGAAGCACTAACAACAGCAGCAAGTCCTACAGCCCTACCAGCACCAAGGTCGTTACCCTGAGTTACTAATAAAGTACCAATACCAACAGCAATAATCATACGAGTAGAAGCCTGAGCAAAAATGTTTACAAAGTTGCTAAGTCTAAAGAAAGATGGCTCTTTAATAATAATACCAATAAGTATAAGTAAAAGTGCTGCAAATATGGCATTATTCAGTATAAATTTTAATATTTTGTTTATAGTAGAATTTTTGTCTGACATATATTATTCCTTTATTAATAAATTATAAATATTTGGCAGATAATGCCATTATTTCTTCTTGATTAGTATTAGCCGTATCAACTATACCCGCAACCCTTCCATTACTCATAACCATTATTCTATCAGTTATACCAAGCAACTCAGGCATCTCAGAGCTAACCATAATAATAGTCTTACCTTCCGTAGCTAAATCTATTATAAGTTTATATATATCATATTTTGCCCCTACATCAATACCCCTAGTAGGCTCATCAAGCATAAGAATATCAGGAGCACTCAAAAGCCATCTGCCCAATATTACCTTCTGCTGATTACCTCCAGATAATGATTGTATGGCAGTTTTCTCTGAAGGAGTCTTTACCTGCATACTATCTATTACCCATTTAGTATCATCTCTCATCTTCTTATTATTCAAAAATCCAAAATTACCTTTATAATTATCTACATTAGCTATTATAGAATTAAAATTAATAGAGAGCATACCAAATATACCAGTTTGTCTTCTCTCCTCTGTTACCAAAGCAAATCCATGTTTAATAGCTTTTCTTGTTGTATTATTTTTAATATCTTTATCATTTTTAATAATACTTCCGCTTGATAAAGTACGCATACCAAATATACTCTCAAGTACCTCAGTTCTTTTTGCACCAACAAGACCAGCTATACCAAAAATCTCACCCTTTCTCACACTAAAATTAATATCAGTGAGCGAAGGCTGATAGAATGCTGTAAAGTTTTTAATTTCCAAAATTCCTTCAGCAGGTTTATTAGTTTTAGGAGGGAATCTATTAGTTAAATCACGACCCACCATCTGTTTAATAATAAGGTCAGTTGTTAATTCTTTTGCAGGAGTGGTAGAAACAAACTTACCATCACGCATTATAGTAACTTCATCAGATATCTGCAATATCTCTTCCATTTTGTGAGAAATATATATCATACCTACACCGCGGCTTTGAAGTTTCCTTATTATCTTAAATAATTTAGCAACTTCTTTTTCTGTAAGCGAACTAGTAGGCTCGTCTAAAACAAGTATTTTAGAATGATATGATACTGCCTTTGCTATTTCAACCATTTGCATTTCAGATACTGATAATGTAGATACTTTAGTTCTAGGGTCTAAAGGTATTTCTAAATCATCAAAAATAGCTTTAGTATCATCATACATTTTCTTCTCATCTACAAATCCAAATTTAGTAGGATATTTACCAAGCCAAATATTATCCTGTATATTTCTTTGCCTAACCTGATTAAGCTCTTGGTGCACCATTGCTACACCATTATTTAAAGCTTGTTTTGGAGAACTAAAATTAACTTCATTTCCGTCTAATAATATTGTTCCTTCATCTTTATGGTAAATACCAAATAAACATTTCATAAGAGTGGATTTTCCAGCACCATTCTCTCCCATAAGAGCAACAACACTTCCCTCTCTCACAACAAGTTCAGCCTTATCCAAAGCTTGAACACCGGGAAAATATTTTGATATGCCCTTCATCTCAAGAATTACTTTTCTCTCTTCCATAAAAATAAAATCCTTAAAATTACACTTAAAAAAACACGATATACAAAATTAAAAATATGAAATTGGGGACATTATGTAAAAATAATATCCCCATTCATAAAAATGATTATTACTTATAAGCTTCTTCAGCTATAGTAATATTATCTGCAGTTATAGGAACATAAGGAACGCGTACTGCTTTTACTTCATCTAAAGTCCAAGTAGTACCTTCTACTGGATCTTTGCCAGCAGCAACATTTAATGTTAAATCTACAAGAGCTTGTGATTGTCCAACTGGGTCATTAAGTACTGAACCTAATATTGTTCCTTTTTTGATTTCGTTCAACATATCAGGAATAGCATCTACACCTACTATAGGGATATATTTAGCTTTGTCGCCAGTGTTGTATCCTAAAGCTTGTATAGACTGTAAAGCACCTAAAGCCATAGCATCATTGTTAGCAAAAATAAATTCTATTTGGTCACCATATTTTTGTATCCAAGCATCTACTATATCTTTAGCTCTAGCAGTATCCCAGTTAGCATTTAATTCTTCTAATTTTTCTACTTTAAGACCATTGTTAGTAATATACATAGTTACATGAGAAGTTCTTGCTTCTGCATCTGGGTGGCCTGGTTCGCCTTTAATTAATACATATTGTATAACACCATCACCATTTTTATCTAATGTAGGATCTGCTTTCCAAGCATCTACAACGATTTTTCCTTGCATATCACCAGATTCTTCTGGAGTAGTACCTACATACCAAGTTTTATCATAGCTAGCCATAGCTTGAGCACTAGGCTGTTTGTTAAAGAATACTACAGGTATATTTTTAGCTTTAGCTTTGTCTATAATAGTTTGAGCTGCTTGAGGGTCTACTAAGTTAATTGCCAAAGCTTTAACATCTTTATTGATCATAACATCTACTTGGTCATTTTGCTGAGCTTGGTTGTTTTGAGAATCGTTAATTATTAAATTAGCTTTTCCAGCAATTTTACTTTCTATGTTTCTTCTGTAGAAAGACATGAAGTTATCATCATAACGATAAATTGTAACTCCAATTAGTGGACCATTAGCATCTGAAGCTGCTGCATTATCACTAGTGCCGCCGCCGCAAGATAGCATAAAAATTGTTGCTATTATAAGCATAGAACTTATAATGAATATTTTTCTCATAATAGAAAACTCCTTAATTTAATTAATATTCTATAATTTTAGTATATAAATTTTATGCACTAAATCAAGTTTTTAATATTTAAATAAAAAACCTATCAAATACATATTTCATATCATTATAAAAATATTAAAATTATTATAATTTATAAATA
The genomic region above belongs to Brachyspira sp. SAP_772 and contains:
- the msrA gene encoding peptide-methionine (S)-S-oxide reductase MsrA, with the protein product MKKIVLMTIISIFSLISCNEKLNSESTNIKESSSIKENKEETKMIPENVKYAYFASGCFWGTEYWFEKGKGVYAVVSGYAGGHKINPTYREVSTGLTGHLETVQVAYNPDETTYEDLVKLFFETHDFTQKNGQGPDIGSQYLSAIFYQTEEEKEIAQKYIDMLKEKRYDVATTLREYKNFYPAEDYHQDYYERKGSIPYCHFYNKIF
- the mglC gene encoding galactose/methyl galactoside ABC transporter permease MglC, giving the protein MSDKNSTINKILKFILNNAIFAALLLILIGIIIKEPSFFRLSNFVNIFAQASTRMIIAVGIGTLLVTQGNDLGAGRAVGLAAVVSASLLQSTSNPTRMYPDLPMLPVILPILLVMLILMVFGFINGFIISKLYVTPFIATLGMQLILYGVTSTYFDRPPYGAQPIGGLDPRFTNLAQGGIKVGGLTISYLIIFAVIITLIMWVIWNKTKLGKNIFAVGGNPEAAAVSGVNIPLTLMIVYTMAGALYGIAGSLEVARVGSATNNLGNGYELDAIAACVVGGVSFSGGIGSILGIVSGVLIFQVINYGMTFVGISPYMQYIIKGAIIIAAVAVDTQKYLKKV
- the mglA gene encoding galactose/methyl galactoside ABC transporter ATP-binding protein MglA; protein product: MEERKVILEMKGISKYFPGVQALDKAELVVREGSVVALMGENGAGKSTLMKCLFGIYHKDEGTILLDGNEVNFSSPKQALNNGVAMVHQELNQVRQRNIQDNIWLGKYPTKFGFVDEKKMYDDTKAIFDDLEIPLDPRTKVSTLSVSEMQMVEIAKAVSYHSKILVLDEPTSSLTEKEVAKLFKIIRKLQSRGVGMIYISHKMEEILQISDEVTIMRDGKFVSTTPAKELTTDLIIKQMVGRDLTNRFPPKTNKPAEGILEIKNFTAFYQPSLTDINFSVRKGEIFGIAGLVGAKRTEVLESIFGMRTLSSGSIIKNDKDIKNNTTRKAIKHGFALVTEERRQTGIFGMLSINFNSIIANVDNYKGNFGFLNNKKMRDDTKWVIDSMQVKTPSEKTAIQSLSGGNQQKVILGRWLLSAPDILMLDEPTRGIDVGAKYDIYKLIIDLATEGKTIIMVSSEMPELLGITDRIMVMSNGRVAGIVDTANTNQEEIMALSAKYL
- a CDS encoding galactose ABC transporter substrate-binding protein → MRKIFIISSMLIIATIFMLSCGGGTSDNAAASDANGPLIGVTIYRYDDNFMSFYRRNIESKIAGKANLIINDSQNNQAQQNDQVDVMINKDVKALAINLVDPQAAQTIIDKAKAKNIPVVFFNKQPSAQAMASYDKTWYVGTTPEESGDMQGKIVVDAWKADPTLDKNGDGVIQYVLIKGEPGHPDAEARTSHVTMYITNNGLKVEKLEELNANWDTARAKDIVDAWIQKYGDQIEFIFANNDAMALGALQSIQALGYNTGDKAKYIPIVGVDAIPDMLNEIKKGTILGSVLNDPVGQSQALVDLTLNVAAGKDPVEGTTWTLDEVKAVRVPYVPITADNITIAEEAYK
- the msrB gene encoding peptide-methionine (R)-S-oxide reductase MsrB, producing the protein MYKILLLTISIIFAACNEKEIKNIIAQQTNNTSNNNIANSDIKVAASKLTSKEYDVLINKGTEFPFTGELLDVKDDGVYTCKLCGNLLFKSDAKFNSGTGWPSFDDAIAENIKFVKDGCRVEVTCAKCGGHLGHVFYNEGFTDKQTRYCINSVSLNFVNKADFDKTNDSTTNK